The following proteins are co-located in the Neodiprion virginianus isolate iyNeoVirg1 chromosome 6, iyNeoVirg1.1, whole genome shotgun sequence genome:
- the LOC124307724 gene encoding lipoyl synthase, mitochondrial isoform X2 gives MLRSVRILYLGNPGALNLHTSCAKCKESTKNEFTVKLATGPTLHDFVSDTTSNYEGKLKLEKGEKNRLRLPPWLKTEIPMGANYSKLKSQLRQLNLSTVCEEARCPNIGECWGGGEHGTATATIMLMGDTCTRGCRFCSVKTARTPQPPNPDEPVNTAVAIADWGLDYVVLTSVDRDDLPDGGANHIAATVVEIKKRRQDMLVECLVPDFRGNQECVAKIVESKLDVFAHNIETVERLTPFVRDRRAHYSR, from the exons ATGTTGAGATCAGTGCGTATTTTATACTTGGGAAATCCCGGGGCTCTCAATCTCCACACAAGC TGTGCGAAATGCAAGGAGAGCACCAAAAACGAGTTCACTGTCAAATTGGCAACCGGGCCGACGCTCCACGACTTTGTTTCAGATACTACGAGTAATTATGAAGGAAAGCTGAAACTggaaaaaggggaaaaaaaccgACTCCGACTACCACCATGGTTGAAAACCGAAATACCTATGGGGGCTAATTACAGCAAGCTAAAATCTCAACTTCGTCAATTAAACCTGAGCACTGTATGCGAAGAGGCACGTTGTCCCAATATCGGAGAATGCTGGGGTGGTGGCGAACATGGAACTGCAACAGCCACTATCATG CTCATGGGAGACACGTGTACTCGCGGATGTCGCTTTTGTTCGGTTAAAACTGCACGGACTCCACAACCCCCTAATCCTGACGAACCAGTCAACACGGCAGTAGCAATCGCAGACTGGGGTTTAGACTACGTTgtcttaacatcagttgacCGTGatg ATTTACCAGATGGGGGAGCAAACCACATAGCAGCTACGGTTGTAGAAATTAAAAAGCG GAGACAAGATATGTTGGTCGAATGTTTAGTACCAGACTTCAGAGGTAATCAGGAATGCGTAGCAAAAATAGTTGAATCGAAACTTGATGTTTTTGCCCACAATATTGAGACTGTGGAACGTCTAACACCTTTTGTTCGTGACAGGCGTGCACACTATAG TCGCTGA
- the LOC124307724 gene encoding lipoyl synthase, mitochondrial isoform X1 produces MLRSVRILYLGNPGALNLHTSCAKCKESTKNEFTVKLATGPTLHDFVSDTTSNYEGKLKLEKGEKNRLRLPPWLKTEIPMGANYSKLKSQLRQLNLSTVCEEARCPNIGECWGGGEHGTATATIMLMGDTCTRGCRFCSVKTARTPQPPNPDEPVNTAVAIADWGLDYVVLTSVDRDDLPDGGANHIAATVVEIKKRRQDMLVECLVPDFRGNQECVAKIVESKLDVFAHNIETVERLTPFVRDRRAHYRQSLSVLEGAKNKNTNLITKSSIMLGLGETEQEIKQAMQDMRIAGVDALTLGQYMQPTKRHLKVIEYVTPEQFKAWESVGNDLGFLYTASGPLVRSSYKAGEFFLTNILKSRQAESITQDSAT; encoded by the exons ATGTTGAGATCAGTGCGTATTTTATACTTGGGAAATCCCGGGGCTCTCAATCTCCACACAAGC TGTGCGAAATGCAAGGAGAGCACCAAAAACGAGTTCACTGTCAAATTGGCAACCGGGCCGACGCTCCACGACTTTGTTTCAGATACTACGAGTAATTATGAAGGAAAGCTGAAACTggaaaaaggggaaaaaaaccgACTCCGACTACCACCATGGTTGAAAACCGAAATACCTATGGGGGCTAATTACAGCAAGCTAAAATCTCAACTTCGTCAATTAAACCTGAGCACTGTATGCGAAGAGGCACGTTGTCCCAATATCGGAGAATGCTGGGGTGGTGGCGAACATGGAACTGCAACAGCCACTATCATG CTCATGGGAGACACGTGTACTCGCGGATGTCGCTTTTGTTCGGTTAAAACTGCACGGACTCCACAACCCCCTAATCCTGACGAACCAGTCAACACGGCAGTAGCAATCGCAGACTGGGGTTTAGACTACGTTgtcttaacatcagttgacCGTGatg ATTTACCAGATGGGGGAGCAAACCACATAGCAGCTACGGTTGTAGAAATTAAAAAGCG GAGACAAGATATGTTGGTCGAATGTTTAGTACCAGACTTCAGAGGTAATCAGGAATGCGTAGCAAAAATAGTTGAATCGAAACTTGATGTTTTTGCCCACAATATTGAGACTGTGGAACGTCTAACACCTTTTGTTCGTGACAGGCGTGCACACTATAG ACAGTCGCTGAGCGTTTTAGAAGGTGCGAAGAATAAGAATACAAATTTGATAACCAAGTCATCGATAATGTTAGGATTGGGGGAAACTGAACAAGAAATTAAACAAGCCATGCAAGATATGCGAATAGCTGGAGTGGATGCTTTAACTCTGGGACAATACATGCAGCCAACAAAACGACACTTAAAAGTCATCGAATATGTAACACCAGAGCAATTTAAAGCATGGGAGAGTGTAGGAAATGATTTAGGCTTTCTGTACACAGCAAGTGGCCCATTGGTGAGGTCTTCTTATAAAGCTGGTGAATTTTTCTTGACAAACATATTGAAGTCACGTCAAGCTGAATCTATTACACAAGATTCAGCTACCTAA
- the LOC124307728 gene encoding proteasome subunit alpha type-1: MFRNQYDSDVTVWSPQGRLHQVEYAMEAVKQGSATVGLKNRTHAVLIALKRASSELSAYQEKIIPIDNHMGITLAGLTADARMLSRYMRTECLNYKYSHDSVLPVSRLITTLGNKMQTCTQRYDRRPYGVGLLVAGYDDQGPHIFQTCPSANYFNCKAMALGSRSQSARTYLEKHLNEFPSCDLDEIVKHGLRALRDTLPNEVDLTVKNVSIGIVGKDVPFTILDESATAIYLSEIEGDEKRSRGPGGAAEQDSQPPQPPPADQGPQDPQPAVAMDTE, encoded by the exons ATG TTCCGAAATCAATACGACAGCGACGTGACGGTATGGAGTCCTCAAGGCAGGTTACATCAGGTAGAATATGCCATGGAAGCAGTCAAACAGGGTTCGGCAACAGTTGGGCTTAAGAATAGAACTCATGCTGTACTGATTGCTTTAAAGAGAGCTTCTTCCGAACTCTCTGCTTATCAGGAGAAGATTATCCCGATTGACAATCACATGGGCATCACTCTTGCTGGTCTCACTGCAGATGCTAGAATGCTAAG TCGATACATGCGAACTGAATGTTTAAACTACAAATACTCGCATGACTCGGTCTTACCTGTGAGTCGGCTCATCACTACCCTTGGTAATAAGATGCAAACGTGTACTCAAAGGTACGATCGACGCCCGTATGGAGTAGGACTTCTTGTTGCTGGATACGAC GATCAAGGAccacacatttttcaaacatgtCCATCGGCCAACTATTTCAATTGCAAAGCTATGGCACTGGGGTCACGTTCTCAGAGTGCTCGTACATATCTTGAGAAACATCTGAACGAATTCCCAAGTTGCGATCTTGACGAGATTGTCAAACATGGACTTAGAGCTTTGCGCGACACGTTACCCAATGAAGTAGATCTCACAGTCAAG AATGTATCGATTGGAATCGTGGGAAAGGATGTGCCGTTTACAATTCTTGACGAATCTGCTACAGCAATTTATTTGTCAGAAATTGAAGGGGATGAGAAACGGTCTAGAGGTCCTGGTGGTGCTGCAGAACAGGATAGTCAACCACCTCAGCCTCCACCTGCCGACCAAGGGCCACAAGATCCCCAGCCGGCTGTTGCGATGGACACAGAGTGA
- the LOC124307734 gene encoding caltractin, which yields MTSAYKKQINGGTRKKSTPKFELTEEQKADIKEAFDLFDPDGTGKIATKELKVAIRALGFEPKKEEIKKLIADVDPDGLGKLSFEEFLNLMSVKMAEKDSKEEILKAFRLFDDDDTGKISFRNLKRVARELGENLTDEELQEMIDEADRDGDGEISQEEFLRIMKKTCLY from the exons ATG ACGTCAGCATACAAGAAACAAATCAATGGTGGAACAAGGAAGAAAAGCACACCAAAGTTTGAACTGACAGAAGAACAAAAAGCTGACATTAAAGAAGCATTTGATTTATTTGATCCTGATGGCACGGGAAAAATTGCTACCAAAGAGCTGAAAGTAGCGATCAGAGCTCTGGGTTTTGaaccaaaaaaggaagagattaaaaaattaatagccGATGTCGATCCGGATGGTCTTGGTAAATTGTCATTTGAGGAATTTTTGAATCTTATGTCGGTGAAGATGGCAGAAAAAGATTCTAaggaagaaattttgaaagctTTCCGTCTATTTGACGACGACGATACAGGGAAAATATCATTTAGAAACTTGAAAAGAGTAGCTCGTGAGCTGGGGGAAAATTTGACTGACGAGGAACTACAAGAAATGATCGACGAGGCTGATAGAGATGGGGATGGAGAAATTTCACAAGAAGAGTTTTTGCGCATTATGAAAAAGACTTGTTTGTATTAA
- the LOC124307729 gene encoding exosome complex component RRP43-like, whose protein sequence is MASQYKTIHPVKYLRDYLAQDIRPDGREFLRFRSASVNVGAISQADSSAIFKIGSTTVVCGIKAELAAPKADTPNCGYLIPNVELSPLCSPKFRPGPPSDQAQVASKTIDDILINSSALDLTDLCVCIDKLVWVLYCDLICIDYDGSVTDACLGALVAALKSLTLPEVQHNPETGAIVVDTSDRKPFPLKSLPVSTTFAIFDEQLLLADPTDEEESLAKGKLCLVIDGPELCGLYKPGGIPISQELLSKSLEKSKKRADLIRKVIEAAVTN, encoded by the exons ATGGCATCTCAATATAA gaCTATTCACCCGGTGAAATATCTGCGAGATTACCTT GCACAAGACATAAGACCCGATGGTCGTGAATTTCTTCGATTCAGGTCTGCAAGTGTCAACGTAGGAGCTATTAGTCAGGCCGATAGTTCAGCCATATTCAAGATCGGCAGTACAACTGTTGTTTGCGGGATCAAAGCT GAATTAGCAGCTCCAAAAGCCGATACTCCAAATTGTGGATATTTAATACCCAACGTCGAACTCTCGCCATTGTGTTCTCCAAAATTTCGTCCTGGACCACCCAGCGACCAGGCTCAGGTTGCTTCTAAGACAATAGATGACATCTTAATAAATTCTTCTGCCCTGGACTTGACAGATCTATGTGTTTGCATTGATAAACTAGTGTGGGTGCTTTACTGCGATTTGATTTGCATTGATTATGATGGATCAGTTACAGATGCATGCCTTGGCGCACTTGTAGCTGCACTTAAAAGTT TAACTTTACCAGAAGTCCAACATAATCCTGAAACAGGTGCCATCGTTGTAGACACTTCTGACAGAAAACCATTTCCTCTCAAGTCACTTCCTGTATCTACCACGTTTGCAATTTTTGATGA ACAACTTCTACTTGCTGATCCAACCGATGAAGAGGAATCTCTGGCCAAAGGGAAACTATGTCTCGTAATTGACGGACCAGAATTATGTGGCCTTTACAAGCCTG GAGGAATTCCAATATCTCAAGAACTATTGTcaaaaagtttggaaaagtcTAAGAAGAGAGCAGATCTTATCAGAAAAGTTATCGAGGCTGCAGTGACAAACTGA
- the LOC124307733 gene encoding signal peptidase complex subunit 3, producing MHSVLTRGNAILAYTLSVSACLTFCCFLSTVFIDYRTHANLNTVKVVVKNVPDYSASREKNDLGFLTFDLQTDLTPLFNWNVKQLFLYLTAEYETANNKINQVVLWDKIVLRGDNAVLDFKNTNTKYYFWDDGIGLRGNKNVTLTLSWNIIPNAGLLPSVAALGSHSFAFPSEYTTSRV from the exons aTGCATTCAGTGTTGACCCGTGGAAATGCCATTCTGGCTTATACTTTAAGCGTATCGGCCTGTCTAACGTTTTGCTGCTTCCTGTCCACCGTATTCATTGACTATCGAACTCATGCGAACCTAAATACGGTTAAAGTTGTTGT GAAAAATGTGCCAGACTACAGTGcttcgagagaaaaaaatgacctCGGGTTCTTAACTTTTGATTTACAAACAG ATCTCACCCCGCTGTTTAACTGGAACGTCAAGCAATTGTTCTTATACTTGACCGCTGAATATGAAACAgcaaacaataaaataaatcag GTCGTACTTTGGGATAAAATAGTATTACGTGGCGATAATGCAGTTCTTGActtcaaaaatacaaatactAAGTATTACTTCTGGGATGACGGTATTGGTCTTAG GGGCAACAAGAACGTAACTCTGACATTGTCGTGGAATATTATACCAAATGCTGGATTGCTACCAAGTGTAGCTGCTCTTGGATCTCACTCTTTTGCTTTTCCATCCGAATATACGACCTCTCGAGTCTGA
- the LOC124307726 gene encoding zinc finger protein 330 homolog, which produces MPKKKTGQRKKAEKQKLRQKEIRTAKGQIDLAKFPSNAIMECDKCNRKQKSRAFCYFCQSVQRLPICAQCGKVKCMLKTGDCVVRHVGVFTTGLGMVGAICDHCEAWVCHGRRCLTSHACTCPLMDAVCQECERGVWDHGGRIFRCSFCDCFLCEDDQFEHQASCQVLESESFKCQSCNKLGQYSCLRCKTCYCEDHVRRKGFKYEKNKPIPCPKCSYETSQTKDLSMSTRSHKFGRQNQAGTYDSDEEDGGYGYYGNSTHSYGDYADDAEDADDDEDDEGESSGEDEEDEEEESSCDEEENTNHSDSKCDKTSKMDKGTSAS; this is translated from the exons ATgccgaaaaaaaagacagGTCAAAGGAAAAAGGCTGAGAAACAAAAGTTAAGACAAAAGGAAATTCGCACTGCCAAAGGTCAGATAGACCTTGCAAAATTTCCTAGCAATGCAATAATG GAATGCGACAAGTGCAATAGAAAGCAGAAGAGTCGGgcattttgttatttctgtCAGAGTGTTCAGCGTTTGCCAATATGTGCTCAATGTGGCAAAGTCAAATGCATGTTGAAGACTGGAGATTGTGTCGTTCGACATGTCGGAGTTTTTACAACTGGCCTTGGTATGGTG gGAGCAATATGTGACCACTGCGAGGCATGGGTATGCCATGGTAGACGATGTCTGACTTCCCATGCTTGTACTTGTCCGTTGATGGATGCAGTTTGTCAGGAGTGTGAACGAGGGGTATGGGATCACGGCGGCAGAATATTTCGATGCTCTTTCTGTGACTGCTTTCTGTGTGAAGATGATCAATTTGAGCATCAGGCATCTTGCCAAGTATTGGAGTCTGAAAGTTTCAAAT gtCAGTCCTGCAATAAGCTTGGACAATATTCTTGTCTGAGATGTAAAACGTGCTACTGTGAAGATCATGTTCGAAGGAAAGGTTTCAAGTACGAGAAGAACAAGCCAATTCCATGCCCCAAGTGCAGTTACGAAACCTCTCAAACAAAGGATCTTAGTATGTCAA CAAGGAGCCATAAATTTGGTCGGCAAAATCAAGCAGGAACCTATGATTCTGATGAAGAAGATGGAGGATACGGATATTATG GTAATAGTACTCATAGCTATGGGGATTATGCAGATGACGCTGAAGACGCCGATGACGACGAAGATGACGAAGGTGAAAGTTCAGGTGAAGATGAAGAGGAtgaggaagaagaaagttCGTGTGATGAGGAGGAAAATACTAATCATTCTGATTCTAAATGCGACAAGACATCTAAAATGGACAAAGGGACATCTGCTAGCTGA
- the LOC124307710 gene encoding rho GTPase-activating protein Graf, producing MGVGLEPLEFTDCLTDSPYFRDNLHSHERELDKTSQQIKRLIKEVKDLLIAARNLSRAQRTFSKTLQNFSFECIGETQTEDETHISQSLKEFGRLIASIEDERDRMLERAYDQIILPLENFRKDHIGGVKEGKKKFEKQTIKFCQSQERYLNLSTKKQDNVLQEADATLDMAERHFCQASLEYVFLLQEVQERKKFEFVETLLGFMFGWLTFYHQGHEVAKDFKPYMTELQLKIQKTRENFLATRDKTESLMNKMKEMKKSSAEAALCKLNSREGYLFLMEKKAFGTTWTKQYCTYQKDKKEFTMIPYNQLTGKFSSREKFTLATCVRRMSDSIEKRFCFDITAVDKPGVIYTFQALSESDRKLWMDAMDGKEPTYALQGPSVMVEETGLDETGFAFVSKCIAALEDRGLNEQGLYRVVGVSSKVNKLLAMGLDRRKLEKFNLDDRFEWESKTITSALKTYLRTLSEPLMTFRYYHSFIAAAKQENKETRINDVHTLVYKLPKANFNMLLLLINHLSSVAKKSDKNLMTTGNLAVCFGPTLLRPEEETVASIMDIKFHNIVVEILIENCQRIGSGPPKENPPGQLIQSQTLNPMQPDVKESHNSTGNGTTILSRYSPHIAVPTTHAHLITRSYYDGPMSVASGSSIDDRKNGDYEEIDQSTQRMSYPESRTGRMKLSNANFIYHSTDKVTGSGNTSSSNESVASDPNPFPSDLPVKQKRGSMMGVHYTTSYQQRGNPPLPLVNASAGSGRSSPGQMGGIWRVRTLYACMAENDGELSFEPNQIITNVKNSLEPGWLEGTLNGKTGLVPRNYVEQLP from the exons atgggTGTTGGTCTGGAACCGCTGGAATTTACCGACTGTTTGACGGACAGTCCCTATTTTCGTGATAATCTTCATTCCCATGAACGCGAATTAGACAAAACCAGTCAACAGATAAAACGCTTGATAAAGGAGGTCAAGGATTTGCTTATAGCTGCCAGAA ATTTATCACGAGCTCAAAGAACATTCTCGAAAACACTTCAGAACTTCAGTTTTGAATGTATTGGCGAAACACAAACCGAGGACGAAACACACATATCACAGAGTTTGAAAGAATTTGGTAGACTTATCGCATCGATTGAGGACGAGCGTGATCGCATG CTGGAGCGTGCGTATGATCAAATAATATTGCCACTGGAAAACTTTAGAAAGGATCACATTGGTGGCGTTAAG gaagggaaaaagaagTTTGAAAAGCAAACCATTAAATTTTGCCAGAGTCAAGAGCGCTATTTAAATTTGTCCACAAAAAAACAGGATAATGTACTACAGGAG GCAGACGCTACATTGGATATGGCTGAAAGACATTTTTGTCAAGCCAGTTTGGAATATGTATTTCTGCTCCAAGAGGTTCAAGAACgcaagaaatttgaatttgtcgAAACA CTGCTAGGATTCATGTTTGGATGGCTAACTTTCTATCATCAAGGGCACGAAGTGGCAAAGGACTTTAAACCTTACATGACAGAGTTGCagttgaaaatacaaaag ACAAGGGAGAATTTCCTCGCCACCAGGGATAAAACTGAGTCACTCATGAATAAAATGAAGGAGATGAAAAAg tcTTCTGCCGAAGCAGCCCTCTGCAAATTAAATTCGCGTGAAGgctatttatttttgatggaaaaaa AGGCCTTTGGTACAACATGGACAAAACAATACTGTACATATCAGAAAGACAAAAAAGAATTCACTATGATACCTTACAACCAACTTACTGGAAAATTT AGCAGTAGAGAAAAATTCACCCTTGCAACCTGTGTACGGCGTATGTCCGATTCTATAGAAAAACGATTTTGCTTCGACATCACTGCTGTCGATAA ACCAGGAGTAATATATACATTCCAAGCTCTTTCTGAATCTGATAGAAAGCTGTGGATGGATGCGATGGATGGTAAAGAGCCT ACATACGCCCTGCAAGGCCCATCTGTAATGGTGGAGGAAACAGGTCTTGATGAGACTGGCTTTGCATTTGTATCAAAATGCATAGCAGCCTTAGAGGACAGAG GACTAAACGAGCAGGGGCTCTACAGAGTTGTAGGAGTATCTTCGAAAGTAAATAAACTTCTGGCAATGGGCCTTGATAGaaggaaattggaaaaattcaatttagaTGATCGTTTTGAATGGGAAAGCAAAACGATTACAAGCGCCTTGAAAACCTACTTACGAACATTGTCTGAACCACTGATGACATTCCGATATTACCACAGCTTCATAGCAGCTGCGA AACAAGAAAACAAGGAAACACGGATTAACGATGTTCATACACTCGTATACAAGTTGCCAAAAGCAAACTTCAACATGCTTCTTCTTCTAATAAATCATCTGAGTAG TGTGGCTAAAAAAAGCGATAAGAACTTGATGACGACTGGAAATTTGGCTGTCTGTTTTGGCCCCACTTTGCTCAGACCAGAAGAAGAAACGGTTGCATCGATAATGgatataaaatttcacaatatAGTGGTCGAAATACTAATTGAGAACTGTCAGAGAATAGGTAGCGGTCCTCCAAAAGAGAATCCTCCTGGGCAGTTAATTCAGTCACAAACTCTGAACCCAATGCAGCCTGATGTTAAAGAAAGTCACAACTCTACAGGAAATGGCACTACGATATTATCAAGATACTCTCCGCACATAGCTGTACCAACAACGCATGCTcat CTGATCACAAGATCGTATTATGATGGACCTATGTCTGTGGCTTCTGGATCCTCCATAGATGATAGAAAAAATGGAGACTATGAAGAAATCGATCAAAGTACTCAGCGAATGTCGTATCCAGAAAGTAGAACAGGACGTATGAAATTGAGCAATGCAAATTTCATTTACCATTCAACAGATAAgg TTACAGGAAGTGGAAACACGAGTAGTTCAAACGAGTCGGTAGCCTCAGATCCAAATCCATTTCCCTCTGATTTGCCAGTGAAACAAAAACGAGGATCAATGATGGGAGTACATTATACTACGAGTTATCAGCAGCGAGGAAACCCGCCGCTACCTCT gGTGAACGCATCTGCTGGAAGTGGTCGTTCAAGTCCGGGACAAATGGGTGGTATTTG GAGGGTGAGAACGTTGTATGCTTGCATGGCGGAAAATGATGGAGAATTGTCATTTGAGCCGAATCAAATAATAACGAATG tgaaaaattcattggaACCTGGATGGTTGGAGGGAACATTGAATGGAAAGACAGGGTTGGTGCCCAGGAATTATGTGGAGCAGTTACCTTGA